A window of the Pararge aegeria chromosome 2, ilParAegt1.1, whole genome shotgun sequence genome harbors these coding sequences:
- the LOC120631770 gene encoding GILT-like protein 2 — MFDLKHFVIFVLFSVFRNVYTQSQNEVREPNDLSENGIPEKCSDWDTYWINNQINANNVDEVDVKLYYESLCPDCIQFDKEQFNDAVQKLSQYVDFHTYPYGNAKTINENGVIEFECQHGPPECYGNKLHACAIDNLNNITESVAYNSCMMGGENRGSDDAAADRCAASLGIDSTPIKACAKGDRGTELLEYYGEESKKANFSYVPYILINGKENDGSNFMRDICAAFAVSPPPCVEYSVLLLDQML; from the exons ATGTTTGATCTCaaacattttgttatatttgttcTCTTTAGCGTTTTTCGTAATGTTTACACTCAATCACAAAatg AAGTAAGAGAACCAAACGACTTAAGTGAGAACGGAATACCAGAAAAATGTTCAGACTGGGACACATATTGGATAAATAATCAG ATTAATGCAAACAATGTTGACGAAGTGGACGTGAAACTTTATTACGAGTCTTTATGTCCTGACTGTATACAGTTTGACAAAGAACAATTTAATGATGCTGTCCAGAAATTAAGTCAGTACGTGGATTTCCATACGTATCCTTATGGGAATGCAAAA actATCAATGAAAACGGAGTAATAGAATTTGAATGTCAACACGGCCCACCAGAATGTTACGGGAATAAATTACACGCTTGTGCTATAGACAACCTGAATAATATCACCGAATCTGTCGCGTACAATTCCTGCATGATGGGTGGGGAAAACCGTGGCTCCGATGATGCAGCTGCTGACAGG TGTGCGGCATCATTAGGTATCGATTCAACACCAATAAAAGCCTGTGCTAAGGGCGACAGAGGGACGGAACTTctagaatattatggagaggAAAGTAAGAAGGCAAATTTCTCATATGTGCCTTATATCCTCATAAACGGCAAAGAGAACGATGGAAGTAATTTCATGAGGGACATTTGCGCAGCGTTCGCCGTTTCACCACCACCTTGCGTAGAATATTCAGTTTTGTTGCTAGACCAGATGCTGTAA